The genomic interval GCTCGTAAATGTGAAAACTGCTGTAAAAGCCTGAAAGTATCACTTCAAACGCGTTTAGATCGGGTGCTCGCTCGCTAAATTGGTAGTGCAGATCGTTGGTAATGATGCCCAAATGCTTTTTGAGCTCCCAAATATCCCACACCTTTTTGCCAAACACCTCTTTGGTTGTCGTTTCGCTAAAACGCGGATAAAGATCGTTGGAAAAGAGCTTTAAAAGCGTCGATTTTCCCGAACCATTTCCCCCTAAAATCACCGTATGTTGTCCCTCTTTAATGCTTAAATTGATGTCATGCAAAACATCCTCTTCATCATACGCAACATTCACATGCTCAAAATGAATAATTTCCATTCGCTAACTCCTCTTACAATGCTACGATTATAGCACATCATTATTCACAAAATTTGGTTAAAATGTGACATTTGTAACCTCGCTAAAGGCAGTGCATCCAGATGTTTTCTAAATTTTTTATCAATCGACCCAATTTTGCTATCGTTGTTTCACTTATTATCATCATCGCTGGAGTTATGGCGATTCGTACGTTGCCAGTTCAAGAGTATCCGGATGTTGTGCCTCCGCAAATTATCGTCTCTACGACCTATTCGGGTGCGGATGCCATAACCCTTGAAAAGTCAGTAGCTTCTGTTCTTGAAGAGAAAATAAACGGCGTTGATAATATGCTCTACATGATGTCAACCACGTCGCCCAGTGGGCTTCTTACGATGAATCTCTATTTTGAAGTGGGCACGGACATGGCGCAAGCAAAGCTTGATGTCAACAACCGTGTGAGACTGGCGGAGAGTAAACTTCCTGACGCGGTCAATCGTCAAGGCGTTGAAGTGGCAGAACGTTCCAACGATACCTTGCGTGTGTTAGCCCTCACCTCAGAAAACAACCGTTACGATACTATTTTTATGTCCAACTACGCTATTAACAACATCTTAGAAGAGTTCAAACGCATTCCTGGTGTTTCTGAAGCTGTGGTTGTGGGGAACCAAGAGTACGCCATTCGCGTTTGGGTCGATCCGCAAAAACTCTCGTTTTACAATGTCACAACCACCGAAGTCATGAATGCGATTAAAGCGCAAAATGAGCAGTATCCTATGGGGCAAATCGGGCAAGAGCCGATTCAAAACGCTGTTGCGTTTACCTACACGGTCACATCAACGGGCAGGCTTAATTCGCCTGAAGAGTTTGAGCAAATCTTGGTCAAATCCAACCCCGATGGCTCGGCGTTAAGGCTTAAAGATGTAGCAGACCTTGAACTAGGCTCGGAGCGTTACTTTTTCAAAGGACTCTTTAACAAAGAACCCACTTCGATGATACGCATTACGCTGACCTCCAAAGCCAATGCGCTTGAAGTCTCTGACTTGCTCGATAAAAAACTGGAAGAGATCAAAAAAAGTTTTCCTGAGGGGCTGAAAATCGGCACGACTTACGATCCAACGCTGTTTGTTAAAGCCTCGATTAAAGAGGTCATCGTCACCCTTTTAGAAGCGGTTGCGTTGGTTATTTTTGTGGTTTACCTCTTTTTGGGCAATATTCGAGCGACGATCATTCCCGTTCTTGCCATCCCCGTTTCCATCATCGGCACCTTTGCAGGCTTTTATGCCACAGGCTTTTCCATCAACCTTTTGACACTTTTTGGACTCACTCTTGCCATTGGTTTGGTTGTGGACGATGCGATTATCGTCATTGAAAATGTCGAGCGCATTTTGCGCAAAGAATCCCTTAGCGTTAAAGAAGCGACCATTAAAGCGATGCAAGAGATCACGGCGCCTGTCATTGCCATTGTCTTAGTTTTATGCGCGGTTTTCATTCCTGCCTCGTTTATGGGAGGGCTCAGTGGAACGATGTCACGGCAATTTGCCATTACCATCGTTATCTCGGTCACCATTTCGGGTCTTGTAGCACTGACGCTCACCCCTGCACTGTGTGCTTTGCTTCTGAAAAAAGAGGAAGAGGAGCCGTTGTGGATCATTCAAAAATTTAACGCGCTGTTTGATTACATCACGCACCATTTTGGGCAAATTGTTCAAAATGCGATTCGTTACGCACTTTTCAACCTGCTTCTCTTTGGCATTATGATCTTTGCGATTGTCAAACTGATGAGCATTATCCCATCAGGTCTTGTTCCAAAAGAGGATAAAGGGGTCTTTTTTGCGGTCACAACCCTGCCAGCTGCGGCTTCACTTTCACGCACCCATGCGATCAATATCGCCGTAGGTGATGTCGCACTTCAACATCCTTCTGTCGATAAAGTCGGTGGTTTTTCAGGCTCTGATTTTAGCTCAAAAGCCTACACCACAGAAGC from Sulfurospirillum multivorans DSM 12446 carries:
- a CDS encoding efflux RND transporter permease subunit, yielding MFSKFFINRPNFAIVVSLIIIIAGVMAIRTLPVQEYPDVVPPQIIVSTTYSGADAITLEKSVASVLEEKINGVDNMLYMMSTTSPSGLLTMNLYFEVGTDMAQAKLDVNNRVRLAESKLPDAVNRQGVEVAERSNDTLRVLALTSENNRYDTIFMSNYAINNILEEFKRIPGVSEAVVVGNQEYAIRVWVDPQKLSFYNVTTTEVMNAIKAQNEQYPMGQIGQEPIQNAVAFTYTVTSTGRLNSPEEFEQILVKSNPDGSALRLKDVADLELGSERYFFKGLFNKEPTSMIRITLTSKANALEVSDLLDKKLEEIKKSFPEGLKIGTTYDPTLFVKASIKEVIVTLLEAVALVIFVVYLFLGNIRATIIPVLAIPVSIIGTFAGFYATGFSINLLTLFGLTLAIGLVVDDAIIVIENVERILRKESLSVKEATIKAMQEITAPVIAIVLVLCAVFIPASFMGGLSGTMSRQFAITIVISVTISGLVALTLTPALCALLLKKEEEEPLWIIQKFNALFDYITHHFGQIVQNAIRYALFNLLLFGIMIFAIVKLMSIIPSGLVPKEDKGVFFAVTTLPAAASLSRTHAINIAVGDVALQHPSVDKVGGFSGSDFSSKAYTTEAGYSYVRLKHWDERKDANQSVNAISKEIIQKLSTNKEARIVAVAPSAISGLGVSGGFEMYVQNKTGGTYASLENYAKEIVARASTREELRSVRSTLSTNTPQYRIEVNNQKAQAYGIDIADIYTTIQTTFGSVYINDINLFGRNYRVNIQAKGDFREGTQNYSDIFIKSSDGDAIALSDLVTLKRVINPNITKRFNMFPSAQILGETNAGYSSGEGLKIMEEIAAEVLPEGYSIAWGGASLQEKKLLETGNLSFVFAIVFIFLILVALYESWMIPWAIVLAVPFALLGAELSIWLRGLQNDIYFQIGLITLVGLSAKNAILMVEFALQKMEEGYSLIDATIEGAKIRFRPIIMTSFAFIAGTLPLALSSGAGANSRHVIGTTVVGGMVTLTLIGVFFVPLFFYLIMKIKEKTSLAFKS